Proteins encoded by one window of Ursus arctos isolate Adak ecotype North America unplaced genomic scaffold, UrsArc2.0 scaffold_22, whole genome shotgun sequence:
- the LOC125282503 gene encoding olfactory receptor 56A3-like translates to MTTNQNGNISTDVSDFLLNCFARSPSWQLSISLPLSLLFLLAMGANGILLITIRLEASLHEPMYYLLSILSLLDMVLCLTVIPKVLAIFWFDLKSIGFYACFLQMFIMNCFHAMESCTFMVMAFDRYVAICHPLRYPSIITDQFVVKAAIFILARNVISTVPIPILSSRLHYCGRNVIENCICANMSVSSLSCDDVTINGLYQFAGGWTLLGSDLILIFLSYSLILQAVLRLKAEGAMAKALSTCGSHFILILFFSTILLVFVLTHVVKKKVSPDVPVLLNVLHHVIPAALNPIVYGVRTQEIKQGIGRLLDRAWY, encoded by the coding sequence ATGACAACAAACCAAAATGGCAACATCTCCACTGACGTTTCAGACTTCCTCCTGAATTGTTTTGCCAGGTCCCCCAGCTGGCAGCTTTCTatctccctgcccctcagcctcctcttcctcctggccatGGGGGCCAATGGTATTCTTCTGATCACCATCAGGCTGGAAGCCTCTCTGCATGAGCCCATGTACTACCTGCTCAGCATCCTCTCCCTGTTGGACATGGTGCTCTGCCTCACTGTCATTCCCAAGGTCCTGGCCATCTTTTGGTTCGACCTCAAGTCCATCGGCTTCTATGCCTGCTTCCTTCAGATGTTCATCATGAACTGCTTCCATGCCATGGAGTCCTGCACATTCATGGTCATGGCCtttgaccgctatgtggccatttgCCACCCGCTGAGGTACCCATCCATCATCACAGACCAATTTGTGGTAAAggctgctatttttattttggccaGGAATGTTATTTCTACAGTGCCTATCCCCATTCTATCCTCACGACTCCATTATTGTGGGAGAAATGTCATTGAGAACTGCATCTGCGCCAATATGTCTGTCTCCAGCCTTTCCTGTGATGATGTCACCATCAATGGCCTCTACCAGTTTGCTGGAGGCTGGACACTGCTAGGATCCGATCTCATCCTCATCTTCCTCTCCTACAGCCTCATCCTTCAAGCTGTGCTGAGACTCAAGGCAGAGGGTGCCATGGCCAAGGCCCTGAGCACATGTGGTTCTCACTTCATCCTAATCCTCTTCTTCAGCACCATCCTTCTGGTTTTTGTGCTCACTCATGTGGTGAAGAAGAAGGTCTCCCCTGATGTGCCAGTCTTGCTCAATGTCCTCCACCATGTCATCCCTGCAGCCCTCAACCCCATTGTCTATGGAGTGCGAACTCAGGAGATCAAGCAAGGAATCGGGAGATTGCTGGACAGAGCGTGGTACTGA
- the LOC125282502 gene encoding olfactory receptor 56A3-like, with product MTTNQNGNFSTDVSDFLLNCFARSPSWQLSISLPLSLLFLLAMGANGILLITIWTEASLHEPMYYLLSILSLLDIVLCLTVIPKVLAIFWFDLKSIGFYACFLQMYIMNCFLAMESCTFMVMAFDRYVAICHPLRYPSIITDQFVAKAAIFILARNVISTVPIPILSSRLHYCGRNVIENCICANMSVSRLSCDDVTINRLYQFAVGWTLLGSDLILIFLSYFVILQAVLRLKAEGAMAKALSTCGSHFILILFFSTILLVFVLTHVVKKKVSPDVPVLLNVLHHVIPAALNPIVYGVRTQEIKQGIGRLLDRAWY from the coding sequence ATGACAACAAACCAAAATGGCAACTTCTCCACTGACGTTTCAGACTTCCTCCTGAATTGTTTTGCCAGGTCCCCCAGCTGGCAACTTTCTATCTCACtgcccctcagcctcctcttcctcctggccatGGGGGCCAATGGTATTCTTCTGATCACCATCTGGACGGAGGCCTCTCTGCATGAGCCCATGTACTACCTGCTCAGCATCCTCTCCCTGTTGGACATCGTGCTCTGCCTCACTGTCATCCCCAAGGTCCTGGCCATCTTTTGGTTCGACCTCAAGTCCATCGGCTTCTATGCCTGCTTCCTTCAGATGTACATCATGAACTGCTTCCTTGCCATGGAGTCCTGCACATTCATGGTCATGGCCtttgaccgctatgtggccatttgCCACCCGCTGAGGTACCCATCCATCATCACGGACCAATTTGTGGCCAAGGCCGCCATTTTTATTTTGGCCAGGAATGTTATTTCTACAGTGCCTATCCCCATTCTATCCTCACGACTCCATTATTGTGGAAGAAATGTTATTGAGAACTGCATCTGTGCCAATATGTCTGTCTCCAGGCTCTCCTGTGATGATGTCACCATCAATCGCCTCTACCAGTTTGCTGTTGGCTGGACCCTGCTAGGATCTGACCTCATCCTCATCTTCCTCTCCTATTTCGTTATATTGCAAGCTGTGCTGAGACTCAAGGCAGAGGGTGCCATGGCCAAGGCCCTGAGCACATGTGGTTCTCACTTCATCCTAATCCTCTTCTTCAGCACCATCCTTCTGGTTTTTGTGCTCACTCATGTGGTGAAGAAGAAGGTCTCCCCTGATGTGCCAGTCTTGCTCAATGTCCTCCACCATGTCATCCCTGCAGCCCTCAATCCCATTGTCTATGGAGTGCGAACTCAGGAGATCAAGCAAGGAATCGGGAGATTGCTGGACAGAGCGTGGTACTGA